From a region of the Odontesthes bonariensis isolate fOdoBon6 chromosome 2, fOdoBon6.hap1, whole genome shotgun sequence genome:
- the prepl gene encoding prolyl endopeptidase-like, which translates to MVVLSFLLCPSARLLTLSPAQFWKLAVCKRKTWLSFYVRRCFVSETSVSSAYDHSSGIDKYKELQKYFVRRLKATYRRFSNIPDHSVVCGHHHVYFIEDDGIYRKDKRQKDLRPEKVLHLEQASREDEGTRLERKQMFHWIVQRIRLSPHEKHLAATLKCTPGEELRCVVVRLGESNFLPLDPQDIRVTLERVFSFEWATDDILFYTTLEGLRSNAVFRLDLTSGGKRITSVYEETQPHVFVEVALSRDRQILTINCNSRTSSEVLLSDVTTSHLEPFVVQPRQLDLLYHVEHWRRWLIILSNTGPGQEYQVVKAPLSEPSMSSWVPLFAPGPDNVVKDMDVVGDHCVLVVRAAAGELTLIVVPLTRPNEAYVVQLPRWACAIETKRPGLEDQQNVLEFLISSPVRAPVSYRLHPENGLLTSGTEDGSFPEKQAEFITTRLEACSQDGTLVPVTLFHAVPVEGLIQAPLLVHVYGAYGRDLNMEFCPEKRMLLEQGWVLAYCHIRGGGECGLSWQRRARVEGKLRGVEDLQACLRHLFSLGISSPSLTALTACSAGAVPVGALCNRQPNMMRAVTLQAPFLDVLGTMEDPSLPLTLEDRDEWGDPVGNPKHKQSIISYCPLYNITPQQYPSMLLTAYSGDPRIPLAGVLKYTGCLKKAILTHHSMEPKSECKPAPNVVVNIQPGTNHLGPEDFEQMIEEEALRLAFLYTELGLDAPRPPRKKRRSQSGQEAKY; encoded by the exons ATGGTCGTTTTATCGTTTTTGCTGTGTCCGTCTGCCCGTCTCCTCACACTTTCTCCCGCACAGTTTTGGAAACTCGCAGTTTGCAAACGGAAAACATGGCTGTCTTTCTACGTCAGGCGTTGCTTCGTGTCG GAAACTTCTGTCTCATCAGCTTATGATCACAGCTCTGGAATTGACAAGTACAAGGAATTACAGAAGTATTTTGTCAGGAGACTGAAGGCAACATACCGCAGGTTCTCCAACATACCTGATCACTCAGTG GTCTGTGGGCATCACCATGTTTACTTTATTGAAGATGACGGCATTTACAGAAAGGACAAGAGACAGA AGGATCTGAGACCAGAGAAGGTGTTACATCTAGAGCAAGCGTCTAGAGAAGATGAGGGGACAAGACTTGAGAGAAAGCAGATGTTTCATTGGATAGTCCAGAGAATCCGTCTGTCCCCACATGAGAAGCATCTCGCCGCTACGCTGAAATGTACTCCTGGAGAAGAGCTGAG GTGTGTGGTTGTAAGACTTGGTGAGAGCAATTTCCTTCCTCTGGATCCCCAAGACATCAGAGTCACACTGGAGAGAGTCTTCAGCTTTG AGTGGGCCACAGACGACATCCTGTTTTACACAACTCTGGAAGGTCTACGTTCCAACGCAGtgtttcgtctggacctgaccTCTGGTGGAAAAAGGATAACCTCAGTATATGAGGAAACTCAGCCTCA TGTTTTTGTGGAGGTTGCCCTGTCCAGAGATAGACAGATCCTGACCATCAACTGCAACAGCAGGACCAGTTCAGAGGTGCTGCTAAGTGATGTAACTACATCCCATTTGGAGCCTTTTGTGGTCCAGCCTCGCCAGCTGGACCTCCTGTACCATGTGGAGCATTGGAGAAGGTGGCTAATTATACTATCTAATACAGGGCCAGGACAAGAATATCAG GTTGTGAAGGCCCCCCTCTCAGAGCCCTCCATGTCATCTTGGGTCCCTTTGTTTGCCCCTGGCCCTGACAATGTAGTTAAAGACATGGACGTGGTTGGAGACCATTGTGTGCTGGTTGTAAGGGCAGCAGCCGGTGAACTCACTCTGATTGTAGTCCCACTGACCCGTCCCAATGAAGCATATGTTGTACAG CTCCCTCGCTGGGCTTGTGCCATTGAAACCAAGAGACCAGGCTTGGAAGACCAACAAAATGTGCTAGAATTCCTTATATCTTCTCCAGTCCGTGCACCAGTGTCGTACCGTCTGCACCCTGAGAATGGGCTCCTTACATCGGGTACTGAAGATGGGTCCTTCCCAGAGAAACAAGCCGAGTTCATCACCACACGCTTGGAGGCCTGCAGCCAA GATGGCACCTTGGTGCCAGTGACACTATTTCATGCAGTACCTGTGGAGGGTCTGATCCAGGCTCCTTTGTTGGTCCATGTATATGGAGCTTATGGCAGAGATCTCAACATGGAGTTCTGCCCGGAGAAAAGAATGCTGTTGGAGCAGGGCTGGGTACTGGCCTACTGTCACATCAG AGGTGGAGGTGAGTGCGGCCTTTCTTGGCAAAGGCGAGCTCGTGTAGAAGGGAAGCTGAGGGGAGTGGAGGACCTCCAAGCCTGCCTCCGTCACCTTTTCTCTTTGGGAATCTCTTCTCCTTCACTCACTGCCCTCACAGCCTGCAGTGCTGGagctgtgccagtgggagcactGTGCAACAGACAGCCCAACATGATGCGGGctgtaacactgcag GCTCCTTTCCTGGATGTACTTGGAACTATGGAGGATCCCAGCCTGCCTCTAACTTTGGAGGACAGAGATGAATGGGGAGACCCGGTGGGAAAcccaaaacacaaacaaagcatCATTTCCTACTGTCCACTTTACAACATTACTCCACAG CAGTACCCATCAATGCTGCTGACTGCATACAGTGGTGATCCTCGGATTCCTCTGGCAGGGGTCCTTAAATACACTGGATGTCTAAAGAAAGCCATTCTTACACACCACAGCATGGAGCCAAAGTCAG AATGTAAACCAGCACCAAACGTAGTTGTGAATATCCAACCTGGAACAAATCACCTTGGCCCAGAAGACTTTGAGCAGATGATCGAAGAG GAAGCCCTCAGGCTTGCATTTCTGTACACAGAGCTCGGCCTGGACGCTCCGCGGCCTCCACGCAAGAAGAGGAGATCACAAAGTGGTCAAGAGGCGAAATACTAA
- the slc3a1 gene encoding amino acid transporter heavy chain SLC3A1 codes for MRFKKASGRVELTESTRNPGFRDADDGERAADTTSPDPGEMQNSTAVKMDSDAAAEEYTQVKPYAGMPKEVLLRYSSQARYRVPREILFWLTVCCTLALVAVTITVIALSPPCMSWWQVSPVYQVYPRSFKDSDGDGVGDLKGIMEKLDHFLHLNIKSVWISPFYRSPMKDFGYDVEDFRDIDPLFGTMADFEELLAEMHNRDLKLIMDFIPNHTSDRHRWFNLSRTRDPHYEDYYVWADCNATSPKPNNWVSVFGNSSWTYDEVRGQCYLHQFLKEQPDLNFRNPDVRREIIDIIHFWLEKGVDGFRMDAVKHILEAEHLRDEPQVDPNKPPESITTEWDLYRDYTYSQVGLHDLLRDYRAEMDTYSREPGRYRFMVTESYDYHEVEKTMMYYGTRLVREADFPFNFYLLDLPHNTSGVWAKHLVDLWMANMPTGKWPNWVVGNHDRSRIASSAGSIYIRAINMMLLTLPGTPTTYYGEEIGMENINVTASQIQDPAGKYNASASRDPERSPMQWNGDLNAGFNNKTNLTWLPVHPAYQSINVEVQMKDEGSVLAQYRSLNSLRQSELPFQRGWFCYVHADANVFSYIRELDGHKQAYLMVLNFGKQSATTDLSSIEELPEQLRVLTSTKTVNDGKVFQKSKILTEAGEGLVMQYSTYTRFHQNHPAECYVSEKACYLETIGILYKC; via the exons ATGCGTTTTAAAAAAGCAAGCGGTCGCGTGGAGCTGACTGAGAGCACCAGGAACCCGGGTTTTAGGGATGCAGACGACGGCGAGCGAGCGGCGGACACCACCAGCCCGGACCCTGGGGAGATGCAGAACTCCACCGCGGTGAAGATGGACTCGGACGCGGCTGCTGAGGAGTACACGCAGGTGAAACCGTACGCCGGGATGCCTAAAGAGGTGTTGCTACGGTACTCCTCTCAGGCTCGGTACCGAGTGCCCAGAGAGATCCTGTTCTGGTTGACGGTGTGCTGCACCCTGGCGCTGGTGGCGGTCACCATCACGGTCATCGCGCTGTCCCCGCCGTGCATGAGCTGGTGGCAGGTGTCCCCCGTGTACCAGGTGTACCCCCGGTCCTTCAAGGACTCCGACGGTGATGGCGTCGGAGACCTCAAAG GAATTATGGAGAAGCTGGATCACTTCCTGCACCTCAACATCAAGTCCGTTTGGATCAGTCCATTCTACCGCTCTCCCATGAAGGACTTCGGCTACGATGTGGAGGATTTCCGGGACATCGatcctctctttggaaccatgGCGGACTTTGAAGAACTCCTGGCCGAAATGCACAACAGGG ATTTGAAGCTAATTATGGACTTCATTCCCAATCACACCAGTGACCGCCACAGATGGTTCAACCTGAGTCGGACGAGAGATCCTCACTATGAGGACTACTACGTCTGGGCTGACTGCAATGCAACTTCACCAAAGCCGAATAATTGG GTCAGTGTGTTTGGAAACTCGTCATGGACTTACGATGAAGTCAGAGGACAATGCTACCTGCACCAGTTCCTCAAAGAACAACCAGACCTGAACTTCAGGAACCCAGACGTCCGCCGAGAGATCATC GATATCATTCATTTCTGGCTGGAAAAGGGGGTGGATGGGTTCCGGATGGACGCAGTGAAGCACATCCTGGAGGCGGAACACCTGAGGGACGAGCCACAGGTGGATCCCAACAAACCACCA GAGTCTATAACTACAGAGTGGGACCTCTACCGGGACTACACATACAGTCAGGTGGGCTTGCATGACCTGCTGAGGGACTATAGGGCAGAGATGGACACCTACAGCCGTGAGCCGGGCAGATACAG GTTCATGGTGACGGAGTCATATGATTACCATGAGGTGGAGAAGACCATGATGTACTACGGAACCCGACTGGTTAGGGAAGCTGATTTCCCCTTTAACTTTTACCTGCTGGACCTGCCTCACAACACCAGCGGTGTGTGGGCGAAACATCTGGTTGACCTCTGGATGGCCAATATGCCAACAGGGAAATGGCCCAACTGGGTG GTTGGGAACCATGACAGATCCAGAATTGCTTCCAGCGCTGGTTCTATTTATATTCGTGCCATCAACATGATGCTGCTGACCCTCCCTGGCACACCCACCACCTATTATGGCGAAGAGATCGGCATGGAGAACATTAATGTCACAGCGAGTCAGATACAGGACCCTGCTGGCAAATACAATGCG AGTGCCAGTCGGGACCCGGAACGGTCTCCCATGCAGTGGAACGGTGACTTGAACGCAGGCTTCAACAACAAAACCAACCTCACCTGGTTACCTGTACACCCTGCTTACCAAAGCATCAATGTGGAG GTCCAGATGAAAGATGAAGGTTCTGTGCTGGCTCAGTATCGCTCCCTGAACAGCCTGCGTCAGTCAGAGCTCCCCTTTCAGCGTGGGTGGTTCTGCTACGTCCATGCTGATGCCAACGTCTTCTCCTACATCAGGGAGCTTGATGGACACAAACAAGCTTACCTCATGGTGCTCAACTTTGGGAAACAATCTGCCACCACAGATCTGTCCTCAATTGAAGAGTTACCCGAGCAGCTGAGGGTGTTAACTAGCACAAAAACAGTCAACGATGGAAAAGTGTTTCAGAAGTCTAAGATCCTGACCGAAGCTGGAGAGGGTTTGGTGATGCAGTATTCGACCTACACTCGGTTTCATCAAAACCACCCTGCAGAGTGCTACGTCTCCGAGAAGGCCTGCTATTTGGAGACCATTGGCATACTTTATAAATGCTGA